In Macrobrachium nipponense isolate FS-2020 chromosome 15, ASM1510439v2, whole genome shotgun sequence, a single genomic region encodes these proteins:
- the LOC135226717 gene encoding zinc finger MYM-type protein 1-like: MGALVNTPFSKWHHKSEVFGKHATEPSHIRVLQDTQHFTSSLESPGSTITATINKQRAANIAENKHILKSLAETVLYCGRQCIGLRGDNEMPDNGNPGNFVALLRVIANHDTILKQHLEKPEMFSATYISPRVPNEMIEVTGKRTIQNKIVKEVREDKFFPVMADEVSSYNNELMPLYIRFVDRKYNIARIKHPNRRLQRTRI; encoded by the coding sequence ATGGGCGCCCTTGTAAACACACCTTTTAGTAAGTGGCACCATAAATCTGAGGTTTTTGGGAAACATGCCACTGAACCGTCCCATATCAGGGTTCTTCAGGATACTCAGCATTTCACATCATCCCTTGAGAGTCCTGGATCTACCATTACAGCAACAATAAACAAACAGAGAGCAGCAAACATTGCAGAAAACAAACACATTCTGAAATCTCTGGCAGAGACAGTACTTTATTGTGGACGTCAGTGTATTGGATTAAGGGGTGATAATGAAATGCCAGACAATGGAAATCCTGGCAACTTCGTTGCCCTTCTGCGTGTGATTGCTAATCATGATACCATCTTAAAACAACACCTGGAAAAGCCCGAAATGTTCAGTGCCACCTACATCTCTCCAAGAGTGCCAAATGAAATGATTGAAGTGACTGGTAAACGCACAATCCAGAATAAAATTGTTAAAGAGGTAAGAGAAGACAAATTCTTTCCAGTTATGGCAGATGAAGTTTCATCTTACAATAATGAGTTGATGCCTCTGTACATTCGCTTTGTTGATAGAAAATACAACATCGCAAGAATTAAGCATCCCAATAGAAGACTGCAAAGGACGAGGATATGA